The DNA segment CATAGCTGCGGGGACTTAAAAATCCCGTTCCGGCCAGCCACAACACCATTAAAATTATTGTCTTCCTCATCCTGTTGTGCTTTACTTTTTGATGATCAATAATTCCCTTTCCAACTGATCCGGACCCGGCATTCCGAGCGTAAAGTTCCGGGTGTTGCTAAGCAGGCGTATGGTTAAAGTGTTGTTTTTAGCGGGGTCAAGAACAGATTCCTTCCAGGCGATTTTAATAGGACGTTCGAAGATGCCCTGAGGGAAAGTAAGTGTTGGTCCTTTTGTAATCAGCACAAAGTCGCGGTTCTCCTGAAGCCCGTCACCTACGATCACTTCATAGGTCAGGTCTATAGGTTCAAACTGAAGACTGGAGCTCAGGTAAACTTTGTAACTCACGGTATCTTTACGGTTAGACAATACCTCAATCCTGGACCGGCTGTCGAAATTAATATGAAAGAAAGGGTGATCATAAGGAACCGTTTCCTTAGAGCAGGAAGAGACCAACACCAGCAGTAATAAGATTGCAGGAACTAATAAATATGTTTTTGTATGCTTCATTTTCTTAAAATTAATTGAAACCCGGATTTGGGATAAGTGCTTTATTTGCATCTGTTTCCTTGGCAGGAATTGGCAGGACAAATTTATCGTTGGGATAGGTAAGAAGGCAGGTAGTAGAATTACAATCGGTTCCTCTTACCATGCTTTCCTTGCGTCTGGCAAGGTCAAAGAAACGATGTCCTTCAAAACAGAGTTCGCGGTTCCTTTCATCAGCAATCTGTCTGTAAAGTAATGCAGGATCTGAATTGTAGGTAATGGTTACCGGCGATTTATGTGCCCGCTGTGCAATGACCGTCAGGTCTGCTGCTGCTTCAGGATATTGCTTTAAATTCCATTTTGCCTCGGCACGGTTTAAATAAAGTTCTGATAACCGGATAACCTGTATCATTGGCGGATTAACCGAACTGACTAGCCCGTCTCCATATTTTTTTGTTAATGAACTGCCTGCATTTTGTCCGCTTGTCGGAACGGTAAACATTTCCGTAAGCCTGATGTCATCATTGTTATTGCCAAACGATGATTTTATTTTTACCGAAGCTGCATATCCGGCAGTTGCGGCATCAGAAAATGTAGAAAATATACTTGATACCCCGCTGGTAAGTCCGTTATTGGTCAGTGCAAAAATATTTTCAATTTTAGGACTGGCATCAGCCTTGGGTGTCATCAGGAATACCGATTTGTACTCGGCCTGGGTAGCCAGTCTATACGCGTTATCGTTAATCACCATATTGGCATAATTGATACACTGCGTCCAGTCGCCTTTATACAGGTATACCCGCGAAAGCAAGGCCAAAGCCGCCTGGTAGGTAATTTTTACCTGGGTGGTGTGGTTGGCATATTTTTGCAGTAAAGGCAAGGCGTCATTAAGGTCCAGGATGATCTGGTCATAAGTCTGCTTCATCGTTTTCCTGGCAACGGGCTCGCCGGGGCTGGGTGTTTTGAGCAATACCGGCACACCTAAATGTGAGGCATCTGTGGTAAAATTATAAGGTTGTGCATAGGCCCTGCTCAAATCGAAATGGCATAGTGCACGCATCACCAGCGCTTCTCCTTTTATGCCGTCCAGGCTTGCTGCCTGATCCGGGAATTTTGAGGATAGCGATGGGATTGCAGCCAGAATATTGTTTGCACCATTTAAAGCTTCAAAAATATTTAACCAGATGTGTCCAACAGCAAAGGCATCGTCGCCACTTGAACTTTGGAAATTAAATTGTGGCAGCATTACCGATGTGCTGTTTCCGCGGATCAGGTTATCCGATGTAACATCGGCATACATGCCAAATTCATTTTTATAATAAAACAATATGGAATTATAGGAACCGTTAATGGCCAGTTTTGCACCATCTACTGTTTCAAATAAGGTATTTTTTCCAGTTTTTCCAATCGGTTCTTTTTCCAGGAATTTTTTGCAGGATACCATTGTAATGGCTACAATGACCAGCATAGATAGGGTATAGCTAATTTTTTTCATCTCTATTTTAAGCTAACATTTAAACCAAATGAAAGTACAAGTGGCTGTGGATATGGATTGAAAGAGTTTTTATAATCGTTGCGGTTTGAGGAAGTGGTATAGGGTGTCCAGAAACCTACATTGTCGGCCTGCAAATAAACATTCGCACGACTTAAACTGATCCGCTTCAGGAATGCTTCTGAAAAGTTGTAGTTTACACTTACGTTTTGCAAACGCAGACTGGTTTTTTTATGCAGGAACCGTGTAGAGTTACGTGCATTGTTCGCATTTTCGTTAAGTACGGTTTTGGGAATGTTGCTCAGGTCTCCGGGCTCTCTCCACCTGTCTAAAAGGTTGGTCGACTGGTTGTCGTCTTTGAGGTTACGGCCATCCGATTCTGAATCCCGCTGCAGGTCGCTAAAGGCATAACCACCCACGTTATAGATCATCAGGGCAGAAAGCGTAAATTGCTTATACTGGAAGGAGTTGGTCATCCCCCCAAAAAAATCAGGGGTAGAGGAACCTACAGTAACCCTGTTGGCCAGATCAAATGTTTTGGTAAGGTTACCACGTGTATCATACCAGAGCGGTCCCCCGTCGGCCGGGTCTACACCGGCCCATCGTACCAGGTAAAAAACATTCACGTCCTCTCCAACCTGACGGATCACTTTATCCAGTACCTTGGTATTGTTGTTGTACAACTTCAGGATCCGATTGGTGTTCCTGGCCAGGTTGAATCTGGTATTCCAGGTAAAATCTTTTTTAAGGATATTTTGTGTATTTAAGGTCAGCTCTATTCCCTTGTTTCTTACTGATCCTACATTCTGTAAGATATAGGTAAAACCAGTGGTACGTGAAACGTCTACATCATTCAGTAAGCCTTCGGTTACATTTCTATAGCCTTCTATCTCCAGTGAGATTCTTTTGAACAAGCCCAGGCTAAGCCCTCCGTTGATGATATAAGTGGTTTCCCATGATAAAACCGGATTTTCGCCACTGATCATTTTTGCACCCAACTCACCGTTATAGGTAGCATTGTCGGCATTGGTACTGTAAATACCTTTAGACCTGTAGGCCCCGATTCTGGAGTTTCCATTGGTACCATAACTCATTTTAAGTTTGGCAAAATCAACTTGTCTTATTTTCCAGAAGCTTTCATTGCTGATGGTCCATGCCGTGCCAATTGAACTGAATTTGGCCCACTTCACGTCAGACCCGAAGTCAGAATTACCATCGTTACGGAAACTGCCCAACACGCTGTACCTGCCATCAAATGTATACCTGAGCTGTCCGTAATAAGACAATGCCGTCTTTTCGTCGCCCGAAGTGGTATACCGGATTTTTGTGGCTTTATTGGCATCCCTGATGTCATCATTTTCAAAACCATTGCCGATGATGGCATTGGATTCCCTGTCCTGGCTTCTGGCTTCTGCACCCAGCAATGCCGATACGTCATGTTTACCGAAGGTTTTGTCGAAATTAAGGCGCTGCTGACTGTTCCAGTCGAAGTTCCTGGTTTTTGAAAACGCGGCCATACCTTCGCCCCTGTCGCTGTACGCAAACTGGGAGCTGTAAAAATCTTCTTTGATGGATTGATAGTCAATCCCATTTGTGCTGGTAAACGTAAACCCTGGCAGGATATTTATTGTTCCGCCGGCATTGCCCTGAAGCACATTTGCTTTTTGCCTGTTGTCGTTGTGTTCTGCTTCAAGTAATTTATTATAAAATGCCAGAATAGGCGTGCCGTCAGGGCGGAACGGGCTATCCGTAGGCCTGTTTGTATAATAATTAGTGCCAGGACTAAACATATTGTTGATGTTATAGGACGCGCCCACCCTCAGGAATAAATCAATGGATTTATTCACTTTCTGATCCAGGTTAATCCTGCTTGAAAACCTTTGGGTCCTGTTTTTGATCATGATAGGGCGCTCATTGTAATAGGCACCCGATACATAATACCTGGTGTTTTTGTAGCCGCCCGAAAAAGAAAGGTCATGTTGTGTATTTACTCCCGTACGGAAAAATACATCATACCAATCGGTATTGTTGCTGCCCAGATCGGGCATTTCTGCCTGGTTTAAAGCCGTATTGTTTCTATAAGATTCTGCATAAAGTTCCCTGTATTCATTGCCGTTAAGTACATGGAAACGATTGTTATTGATCAGGTTTATCCCTGTTCTGAAGGCATAGTTAATCTTTCTTTCTCCGGCTTTACCCTTTTTAGTGGTAATCAATATTACCCCGTTTGATCCATCTGCTCCGTAAATGGAAGTCGCAGTTGCATCTTTTAATACCACAACCGATTCAATATCGGCAGGGTTGATATAGGTTAACGGACTGATACTTGTATTTACGCCAAGCGTCATGTTGGTTTCATTACCGGTATTTATAGGAATTCCGTCCAGTACCCAAAGTGGCTCATTTGATGCCCCAAAAGAGGCTTCGCCGCGAACCCGGGTCTGATATCTTGGTCTGGGGCTGCTGGTACCCCCGCCTTGCACCTCATATTGTAAGCCTGGTACTATACCTTCCAGCAGCTCATCTATCCTTTTTGCCGGCCTGCGCTCCAGTTGTTCGCTGGTTACCTGAAATGCACTGCCGATCTGATTTTCTTTTTTCTCTGATGTACCGTAAGCAGTCACAATAACTTCCTGGAGTTCACTGGCGGTTTCCTGTATCAGTACATTAATGGTTTTATTGCCATTGACAGCGATTTCCCTGCTGCCGTAACCAATCATAGAAAATACCAGGGTTGCATTCGCCGGCGCCTGTATGGTGTAATTACCGTCGCCATTAGTCACTGTAGCTTTTTTAGTGCCCTTTATGGTCACCATTACTCCCGGCACCGGCATATCAGCCCGTCCCGAGCTTTCTTTGGATTTTACCGTTCCTTTAATGACGATCTCTTCCTGGGATACTTTGAGCTTAGAGATGATCACGGTCTGGTCTATGATTTTATAGCCCAGCCCTTTTCCTGAAGTCATTTTACTTAAGGCCTCGGTCAGGTCGGCATTTTTGAGTTCCAGACTAACATTACCCGATTTTTTAAGCACATCAGCGTCGTACAGAAAAAAATAACCGGTCTGATTTTTTATAGCTATGCATACGCTTTCTATACCTGCATTCTGTACAGATAAGTTTACTTTTTGGGCATATCCTGAAGCTTGTACAGCCAGGCAGCCCATGATTAATAAGAAAATAGTTAACCTCATAACTAATAGTAATTTTCTATTAAATGACCTGTATTTTCCCGCACACTTGCCGAGAAGGATTTGTTTCATATTTTTGTATGTGTTGGTTTTGAAAAATTGGTTGAATTCGATAACGATCAAATGCACACAGCCACACTTTTCCGGGAACACTGCAATGTTTCCGGATTTTTTATGCCTGCATTTTTAAATTTTGTGGGTTGTTTAGTAAAGTTATTTCATCTGGTTGTTGGGTTTAAGTTGTCAATTGTTAAAATCTACAGTTACTTTGCGGTTTTCCAGACTAAACCTGGCGCCGCTTACCGCATTCAGCATTTCCAGTACCTGGTTTAAAGTAGCCTGCCTGCGGATGTTCCCGCTATATCTTTTTGTATCAGGTTTCCCCTTATAAACGATCTCTACATCATACCACCTGAACAGCTGGTCCATGATGTCAGTCATTGAATCTTCTTTAAAATAGAAAGTGCCCTCTTTCCAGGCAATTGATTTGTAGGTGTCGGTCTTGTGAATGTTAACAGCGCCGTTGTCGATTACGGCTTCCTCGCCTGGCCTTAATAGCTGCTGACGGCCATTTTCTGTTACTTTAATGGAGCCTTCAACCAGTGTGGTCTTACTTGTTTTTCCATAGCTGTTGATGTTAAAATGAGTTCCGAGTACCTCTACTTCCGTTTGGTTAAAGGCGACTTTGAAAGGCATGGCCTTATTGTGTGCAACTTCGAAATAAGCTTCTCCGGTAAGCTCAACACGCCGCTCCGTTTGATTAAAGCTGGTTGGGAAGCTCAGTGTAGATACCGCGTTTAGCCAAACCTTTGTTCCGTCGGGCAATACCATCCTGTATTCTCCGGCCCGGGGGGTCTCTAATACATTATTGCCCGCAATGTTATTCCTTTTCCCTTTTTTCCCAAAATACAGCACGCCTTTTTTTGCCCCTAAAGCTATTCTTCCATTATCACCTACCAGCCAGAACGAAGAAGTGCCCAGATCCATTCTGGAACGGTCCGCCATCCTCAGTGTTGCTCTCTGGGTTCCCGGCATAATGTCGTGCACAGCTGCGCTTTGATTAAACTGCCGGGTTTTAGCTGTCGAAAGGTAATTGTAAAGCCCAAAGCCCAGCGCCACTACCAATACGGCGGCGGCGCTGTATTTTGTGAGCTTATTCCAGGAGAAGGTTTTTGCAGGCTTAACCTGAATTTGCTTTGAAACTTCTTCCCAGCCTTTGTTGATGTCGACAGCAGCTATATAATTGAGCTCGTGTTGTACGGTTTCTGTATTCCGGAAAGATTCTACCAATGCCCGGTTATCGGCCGATGCGTTGAGCCAAAGCTCAAAATCTTTCTTTTCCTGAGGGCTTAATTCGTTCTTAAGGAACTTAATGATGAGTTCAGCAGTTTGCTTAATGTTGTTTTGCGTTTCCATAGACAACTATAAGAAACCTGAAAAAGAAAAGCGGGTGAAAGAAAAGGGGATTATTTTTAAATATTTTGGTTATTTTAGCAAAAACAGAGAAATAAGCGCAAAAAAATCTGGATTTAAGCGCATGCGCAGCAATTGCAGTCCCCGTTTTTTCTGTGTTTTAACCGTATTTATGCTCAGGCCAAGTTCGGCCGCAATCTGTGGGTTCTTTAAACCTTCCAGATAGCCCATCCGGAAAATTTTCTGGCAGTTTTCAGGTAAGGTGGTGATCACTTTGTGCAGTTCGCTGATCACTTCTGATCTGATCATTGAATTCAGGGCCACAGCATCTTCTGATGGATCAGCATCCTGGGCATTTAGAAAACCATATTCCAGTTTTTGCCGGCGCAACTTATTGAGGCAGGCGTTTCTAACCGCGGCATAAAGAAAGGAGCTTATCCTGGAAGGATCATCCACCGGTTTTTCATCCATGTTCCAGTAACTTACAAAAACTTCCTGTACAATATCCTTGGCGGCATCATCGTCTTTTAAAAACTGCAGGGCAAAATGACACAGCCGGGCATAATTGTCCCTGAACAATTCTTCGAATGAATAAGCAGTATGGTGTGTTGATCCCGACAATTCAATTGATGTTGAATGAATTGCAAAAATAGTGTTTATGTAGGAGCAATACAAGATTAAAAAACAATGGGGCCTGGGCCTTCCAGAATGCTGACAGGAATAAGACAGTGTTATACAGTTGTCTTGCTTTTCTCTTGCTTTCCTCTTGCTATTGTCTTGCTATCCTCTTGGTCGAACAGTATAAAAGCAATTTTTTAGCAGCAAATCAGAAAGTATTTATAAAGATTACCTTATGGTTTATGTAAGTATTATTTGTTATCTTTACCTATAGGTGTCAATGCAGATGCCTGATAAACAGCTAAATATGGCGCGCTTAAAATTCGGACCATTCGGTCCGCTTATCGGTAAATTAGGCAATACTGTTGGTTACATCCGCAAAGGTGCGGCAGTATTGAGAATGATTCCCCACAAATCAAATAAACCCAGAACAGTTGGCCAGAAAACAACGACCCAGGCTTTTGGCCTGGCTATAAAATTCATTGCTAAAGTAAATCATTTTACCAATGTAGGTTTTAAACTGGCAGCAGATGGCACCACAAAAACTGCTCAGAATGTAGCGGTATCCTATACCATGAAACATGCCATTAAAGGCGAATACCCAAACCAGGAAATTGACTTCACCAAAGTGATGGTTTGTAAGGGTATGCTGGAAGGCCCGGTAAACCCGGTAATGAGCTATGAAACGGCGGGAGATACCATCGCCATAAAATTTGAATGGGCGGTTGATCCGGATGCTGACCGTAACAGGAAACGCGATCAGGTCATGATGCTGGCTTATCTTCCCGATAGCAAAAGGGCCTTTTACCTGGATAGCGGTGCACGCAGGTCTGCTGGTGTTGATGTGCTGGAGGGTAAATTTAACCTGGTAGCCCGTGGGAGCGATAAAAAGGATCATTTTGTAGAAACCTATATGGCTTTTATCTCTAACGACAGAACGCAGATTTCCGATAGCGTTTATATGGGACAGATTGTTTTGTAAATACCATTTTTTATAATTCTTATTTACAAAGAAAGCTTGTTAAAGCTGTCTTATGGGATTGCTATGCCCATTAACCATGCCGGGGAGAACGGCATATTTTTCAGGGA comes from the Pedobacter heparinus DSM 2366 genome and includes:
- a CDS encoding RagB/SusD family nutrient uptake outer membrane protein; its protein translation is MKKISYTLSMLVIVAITMVSCKKFLEKEPIGKTGKNTLFETVDGAKLAINGSYNSILFYYKNEFGMYADVTSDNLIRGNSTSVMLPQFNFQSSSGDDAFAVGHIWLNIFEALNGANNILAAIPSLSSKFPDQAASLDGIKGEALVMRALCHFDLSRAYAQPYNFTTDASHLGVPVLLKTPSPGEPVARKTMKQTYDQIILDLNDALPLLQKYANHTTQVKITYQAALALLSRVYLYKGDWTQCINYANMVINDNAYRLATQAEYKSVFLMTPKADASPKIENIFALTNNGLTSGVSSIFSTFSDAATAGYAASVKIKSSFGNNNDDIRLTEMFTVPTSGQNAGSSLTKKYGDGLVSSVNPPMIQVIRLSELYLNRAEAKWNLKQYPEAAADLTVIAQRAHKSPVTITYNSDPALLYRQIADERNRELCFEGHRFFDLARRKESMVRGTDCNSTTCLLTYPNDKFVLPIPAKETDANKALIPNPGFN
- a CDS encoding SusC/RagA family TonB-linked outer membrane protein, with amino-acid sequence MRLTIFLLIMGCLAVQASGYAQKVNLSVQNAGIESVCIAIKNQTGYFFLYDADVLKKSGNVSLELKNADLTEALSKMTSGKGLGYKIIDQTVIISKLKVSQEEIVIKGTVKSKESSGRADMPVPGVMVTIKGTKKATVTNGDGNYTIQAPANATLVFSMIGYGSREIAVNGNKTINVLIQETASELQEVIVTAYGTSEKKENQIGSAFQVTSEQLERRPAKRIDELLEGIVPGLQYEVQGGGTSSPRPRYQTRVRGEASFGASNEPLWVLDGIPINTGNETNMTLGVNTSISPLTYINPADIESVVVLKDATATSIYGADGSNGVILITTKKGKAGERKINYAFRTGINLINNNRFHVLNGNEYRELYAESYRNNTALNQAEMPDLGSNNTDWYDVFFRTGVNTQHDLSFSGGYKNTRYYVSGAYYNERPIMIKNRTQRFSSRINLDQKVNKSIDLFLRVGASYNINNMFSPGTNYYTNRPTDSPFRPDGTPILAFYNKLLEAEHNDNRQKANVLQGNAGGTINILPGFTFTSTNGIDYQSIKEDFYSSQFAYSDRGEGMAAFSKTRNFDWNSQQRLNFDKTFGKHDVSALLGAEARSQDRESNAIIGNGFENDDIRDANKATKIRYTTSGDEKTALSYYGQLRYTFDGRYSVLGSFRNDGNSDFGSDVKWAKFSSIGTAWTISNESFWKIRQVDFAKLKMSYGTNGNSRIGAYRSKGIYSTNADNATYNGELGAKMISGENPVLSWETTYIINGGLSLGLFKRISLEIEGYRNVTEGLLNDVDVSRTTGFTYILQNVGSVRNKGIELTLNTQNILKKDFTWNTRFNLARNTNRILKLYNNNTKVLDKVIRQVGEDVNVFYLVRWAGVDPADGGPLWYDTRGNLTKTFDLANRVTVGSSTPDFFGGMTNSFQYKQFTLSALMIYNVGGYAFSDLQRDSESDGRNLKDDNQSTNLLDRWREPGDLSNIPKTVLNENANNARNSTRFLHKKTSLRLQNVSVNYNFSEAFLKRISLSRANVYLQADNVGFWTPYTTSSNRNDYKNSFNPYPQPLVLSFGLNVSLK
- a CDS encoding RNA polymerase sigma-70 factor, encoding MSGSTHHTAYSFEELFRDNYARLCHFALQFLKDDDAAKDIVQEVFVSYWNMDEKPVDDPSRISSFLYAAVRNACLNKLRRQKLEYGFLNAQDADPSEDAVALNSMIRSEVISELHKVITTLPENCQKIFRMGYLEGLKNPQIAAELGLSINTVKTQKKRGLQLLRMRLNPDFFALISLFLLK
- a CDS encoding DUF6266 family protein, with protein sequence MARLKFGPFGPLIGKLGNTVGYIRKGAAVLRMIPHKSNKPRTVGQKTTTQAFGLAIKFIAKVNHFTNVGFKLAADGTTKTAQNVAVSYTMKHAIKGEYPNQEIDFTKVMVCKGMLEGPVNPVMSYETAGDTIAIKFEWAVDPDADRNRKRDQVMMLAYLPDSKRAFYLDSGARRSAGVDVLEGKFNLVARGSDKKDHFVETYMAFISNDRTQISDSVYMGQIVL
- a CDS encoding FecR family protein; its protein translation is METQNNIKQTAELIIKFLKNELSPQEKKDFELWLNASADNRALVESFRNTETVQHELNYIAAVDINKGWEEVSKQIQVKPAKTFSWNKLTKYSAAAVLVVALGFGLYNYLSTAKTRQFNQSAAVHDIMPGTQRATLRMADRSRMDLGTSSFWLVGDNGRIALGAKKGVLYFGKKGKRNNIAGNNVLETPRAGEYRMVLPDGTKVWLNAVSTLSFPTSFNQTERRVELTGEAYFEVAHNKAMPFKVAFNQTEVEVLGTHFNINSYGKTSKTTLVEGSIKVTENGRQQLLRPGEEAVIDNGAVNIHKTDTYKSIAWKEGTFYFKEDSMTDIMDQLFRWYDVEIVYKGKPDTKRYSGNIRRQATLNQVLEMLNAVSGARFSLENRKVTVDFNN